A section of the Hirschia baltica ATCC 49814 genome encodes:
- a CDS encoding NAD(P)/FAD-dependent oxidoreductase encodes MEKIIIIGGGQAGAQAIISLRQSGFEGEITLVSAEKQLPYQRPPLSKAFLKGEMDEERLYFRPEDFYQKQNVTVISGVKATQINKDAKTVELENGNFLSYTKLLLATGAPPRKLPFDHAHLSNVHYLRTLEDSRRLAPTLSSQERIVVIGAGYIGLEVAAVARTAGRDVTVLELADRVLARVASEPVSSFYQDLHRSAGVELMLDTMVENFIIKDNKINSIKLNNGTELACGSVLVGIGAVPETKLAQDAGLEIDNGIIVDKYAQTSDPNIWAAGDCANFPYPRYEKRMRLESVPNAIEQAKVVAKNMLGGDSIHNPLPWFWSDQYDVKLQTVGLMQGFDTLIIRGKPQNKSFSVWYFKENKLLALDALNDAPSFMIGKKLLATDTPISPEQAEDTKFNLRSLF; translated from the coding sequence ATGGAAAAAATAATTATAATTGGTGGCGGACAAGCCGGCGCTCAAGCTATCATTTCACTTCGTCAATCAGGTTTTGAAGGCGAAATCACACTCGTTAGCGCGGAAAAGCAGCTACCTTATCAACGCCCCCCCCTATCCAAGGCATTCCTTAAAGGCGAAATGGACGAAGAGCGCCTTTATTTCCGTCCAGAAGATTTCTATCAAAAACAAAACGTTACTGTGATATCGGGCGTCAAAGCCACTCAAATAAACAAAGACGCAAAAACTGTTGAATTAGAAAATGGCAATTTTCTATCCTACACAAAGCTTTTGCTCGCGACAGGTGCGCCGCCGCGCAAACTCCCCTTTGATCACGCCCATCTTTCCAATGTTCATTATCTTCGAACGCTTGAAGACTCTCGCCGCTTAGCACCTACATTATCTTCTCAAGAGCGCATTGTCGTTATCGGCGCAGGCTATATCGGCCTTGAAGTGGCCGCCGTCGCCCGAACCGCCGGCCGCGATGTTACTGTCTTAGAACTCGCCGACCGCGTTTTAGCACGGGTCGCAAGTGAGCCTGTTTCTAGCTTCTATCAGGACCTCCACAGAAGTGCTGGAGTTGAGTTAATGCTAGATACAATGGTTGAAAATTTTATAATTAAAGACAATAAAATCAATAGTATAAAGCTAAACAACGGAACTGAACTGGCATGTGGTTCAGTTCTTGTCGGAATAGGTGCGGTTCCTGAAACGAAGCTCGCCCAAGACGCTGGTTTAGAAATAGATAACGGGATTATTGTCGATAAATACGCCCAAACATCAGACCCAAATATCTGGGCAGCAGGTGATTGCGCCAACTTCCCCTATCCGCGTTATGAAAAACGCATGCGCTTGGAATCTGTGCCCAATGCCATAGAACAAGCAAAAGTCGTCGCTAAAAACATGCTTGGCGGAGACAGCATACACAATCCTTTGCCATGGTTCTGGTCTGATCAATATGACGTCAAATTGCAAACTGTTGGTTTGATGCAAGGTTTTGACACGCTGATTATACGTGGGAAACCACAAAACAAATCATTCTCTGTTTGGTATTTCAAAGAAAACAAGCTGTTAGCACTCGACGCCCTCAATGATGCCCCATCATTTATGATTGGTAAAAAGCTATTGGCAACAGACACACCAATATCGCCTGAGCAAGCTGAAGACACAAAATTCAATTTAAGATCATTGTTTTAA
- a CDS encoding LacI family DNA-binding transcriptional regulator: MKTAKRNNNSPVTLIDVAKHAGVSPMTVSRVLNNFPKVRVSTKEKVLAAVSELKYLPNQAARNLVSGRARRICLLYANPSSAYLEKLMLGALETLGNYGYQLIVKNVSQDITAEQLKEILTNAWDGVIIPPPISDMAGIRKMLTEAEMPAVFLGSMAGTREAFEIGINDFQASIEMTKYLISLGHTRIGFVRGHPSHSTSSAREDGYKKVLQDAGIDIQDELLAQGYFTYKSGLEAGLKLLKVQRPPTAIFASNDDMAAGVLGAAASLGVKVPNDLSVVGFDDSPIATTIWPNLTTVGQPLVEMAGKAVEILHNVLEAEQENSPPKKLVFLQHSLIERDSTSVVQNDVKQSD, from the coding sequence ATGAAAACTGCCAAGCGGAATAATAATTCCCCAGTTACTCTCATTGATGTTGCAAAACATGCAGGCGTTTCTCCGATGACGGTTTCACGTGTTCTCAATAACTTTCCCAAAGTGAGAGTATCTACAAAAGAGAAGGTATTGGCGGCTGTTTCCGAGCTAAAATATTTGCCAAATCAAGCGGCTAGAAATTTGGTAAGTGGGCGAGCACGACGCATATGTTTGTTGTATGCAAACCCGTCTTCTGCCTATTTGGAAAAACTAATGTTGGGCGCGCTCGAAACTCTTGGGAATTATGGGTATCAACTTATCGTCAAAAATGTCTCTCAAGATATAACAGCTGAACAATTGAAAGAGATCCTTACCAATGCTTGGGATGGAGTGATTATTCCGCCGCCTATAAGTGATATGGCGGGCATTCGAAAAATGTTGACTGAAGCTGAGATGCCTGCAGTTTTTTTAGGAAGTATGGCTGGAACGCGCGAAGCTTTTGAAATCGGAATAAATGATTTTCAAGCATCGATAGAAATGACTAAGTATCTAATTTCTTTGGGGCATACGCGAATAGGATTTGTTCGCGGGCACCCAAGTCATAGTACGAGTTCTGCGCGCGAAGATGGCTATAAAAAAGTGCTGCAAGACGCTGGCATAGATATTCAGGATGAATTGCTGGCACAGGGATATTTTACCTATAAATCTGGGTTAGAAGCGGGATTAAAATTGCTGAAAGTCCAAAGGCCGCCAACTGCGATCTTCGCTTCAAATGATGATATGGCTGCTGGGGTATTGGGAGCAGCGGCTTCGCTTGGTGTGAAAGTGCCGAATGATCTCTCGGTAGTAGGGTTTGATGACTCGCCTATCGCAACGACCATTTGGCCAAACCTTACAACAGTCGGCCAGCCTTTGGTGGAAATGGCTGGCAAAGCAGTAGAAATATTACACAATGTATTAGAGGCAGAGCAGGAGAATTCTCCGCCCAAAAAACTTGTTTTCTTACAGCACTCATTGATTGAGCGAGACTCAACTTCTGTTGTTCAAAATGATGTGAAACAGAGTGATTGA
- the xylB gene encoding xylulokinase, giving the protein MFLGIDIGTSSVKTVVIDETGTPIAQASVDLPISRPKPLWSEQNPADWWTSTNMAVAKLDVDIRHKIKAIGLSGQMHGATVLDADDKVLRPAILWNDGRCQEECDILTQEQPDFHTIGGNLVMPGFTAPKLLWLQRNEPETFAKIKTVLLPKDYVRLRMTGEKATDLSDAAGTLWVDIAARRWSEDLLGPCGLSTNNMPRLYEGHEVTGKLRQELAEAWGMERVPVIAGGGDNAAGAAGVGVVNDGEALLSLGTSGVIFLATNEFRPYPERAVHAFCHALPDRWHLMSVMLSAASCLDWAAKLTGNSDVGNFVSKAEERNKLGTSEHFLPYLSGERTPHNNPNAKGVLFGIGHDTDAATLAQSVLEGVAFGMAEGFKALQESKAEVNSISVIGGGSLSLYWGRILSAAIGRPLVYRDGAATGPALGAARLARYGVEGGDINDMFSAPHVVDIVNPRDQDVALLNAKFEKFQSLYKNLISEFEGN; this is encoded by the coding sequence ATGTTTCTTGGCATAGACATTGGTACATCAAGTGTAAAAACCGTCGTGATTGACGAGACAGGCACTCCGATTGCCCAAGCTTCTGTTGATCTTCCCATTTCCCGTCCCAAACCATTATGGTCTGAACAAAACCCTGCCGACTGGTGGACATCTACCAATATGGCAGTCGCCAAATTGGATGTTGATATTCGCCATAAAATCAAAGCAATCGGTCTATCTGGCCAGATGCATGGTGCCACTGTTCTTGATGCAGATGACAAAGTACTTCGCCCTGCCATTTTGTGGAATGACGGACGCTGCCAAGAAGAATGTGACATCCTTACACAAGAGCAACCAGACTTTCATACAATCGGTGGAAATCTAGTTATGCCGGGCTTCACAGCCCCAAAACTACTCTGGCTTCAACGCAATGAACCAGAAACATTCGCTAAAATTAAAACTGTACTTCTACCCAAAGATTATGTCCGCCTGCGCATGACCGGCGAGAAAGCTACAGATCTTTCTGATGCGGCCGGAACATTATGGGTGGACATTGCTGCACGCCGCTGGTCAGAAGACCTGCTTGGTCCTTGCGGCTTGTCGACCAACAATATGCCTCGCCTGTATGAAGGCCATGAAGTCACAGGTAAATTACGCCAAGAACTTGCCGAAGCTTGGGGCATGGAGCGTGTTCCCGTTATCGCCGGTGGTGGCGACAATGCTGCTGGTGCTGCCGGAGTTGGCGTTGTAAACGATGGTGAGGCATTACTCTCCCTAGGTACTTCTGGCGTCATCTTCCTTGCCACGAATGAGTTCCGCCCCTACCCTGAACGCGCCGTTCACGCTTTTTGTCACGCACTTCCAGATCGCTGGCATTTAATGTCAGTCATGCTAAGCGCAGCAAGCTGCCTTGATTGGGCCGCAAAACTAACTGGCAATAGCGATGTTGGAAACTTTGTTTCGAAAGCTGAAGAGCGCAATAAATTAGGCACAAGTGAGCATTTCCTCCCCTATTTGTCGGGTGAACGCACGCCGCACAATAATCCCAATGCAAAAGGTGTTCTCTTTGGCATCGGTCACGACACAGATGCCGCCACGCTTGCGCAATCAGTTTTGGAAGGTGTCGCATTTGGTATGGCAGAAGGCTTTAAAGCGCTCCAAGAATCCAAAGCTGAAGTTAATTCGATATCCGTTATTGGCGGCGGCTCACTCTCTTTATATTGGGGCCGCATTCTTTCCGCCGCAATAGGCAGACCTTTGGTCTATCGCGACGGTGCTGCGACCGGTCCCGCTTTGGGGGCTGCACGTCTAGCCCGTTACGGTGTTGAAGGCGGTGATATAAACGACATGTTCAGCGCACCTCATGTTGTAGATATCGTCAACCCTCGCGATCAAGACGTTGCTCTCCTCAACGCTAAATTTGAAAAATTCCAATCACTCTACAAGAACCTCATTTCCGAATTTGAAGGAAACTAA
- the xylA gene encoding xylose isomerase: MTTYFEGVDAVKYEGTETNNPFAFRYYNKDQVVLGKTMAEHLRMAVCYWHSFCWDGADPFGQGTFERSWHNASSVQEATDIKMDVAFEFFAKLGLPYYCFHDVDVAGHLETPDELSNELARAVDRLQQKQDETGVKLLWGTANLFSHRRYMGGGLTNPDPEVTATAIRQVRECMDATFKLGGENYVLWGGREGYDTLLNTRLSTELDNFGALLNKVVEYKHKIGFKGKILIEPKPHEPTYHQYDFDTATVFGFLQRYGLEKEVHVNIEPNHATLAGHSFAHEIATAVSLGVMGSIDINSGNYQNGWDTDQFNVDIKDITLALIELLPSGGLDTGGFNFDAKVRRQSSDAVDLFHGHIGGADCLARALLAAADIIEKGEIEAFKANRYKGWEGDLGKMILSKETSLADIADHVKTEGINGKHNSGRQEYLENLINLSIK, encoded by the coding sequence ATGACAACATATTTTGAAGGCGTAGACGCCGTAAAATACGAAGGTACGGAAACAAACAACCCATTTGCGTTCCGTTACTACAACAAAGATCAAGTCGTCCTTGGTAAAACAATGGCCGAGCACTTGCGTATGGCTGTGTGTTACTGGCACTCATTCTGCTGGGATGGTGCTGACCCATTTGGTCAGGGCACTTTCGAACGCTCTTGGCACAACGCATCTTCAGTTCAAGAAGCAACTGACATCAAAATGGATGTTGCCTTTGAATTCTTCGCCAAGCTTGGCCTTCCATATTATTGTTTCCACGATGTAGATGTTGCTGGCCACCTCGAAACACCAGACGAGCTTTCAAACGAATTAGCCCGGGCAGTTGACCGTCTTCAGCAAAAGCAAGATGAAACTGGCGTTAAACTTCTTTGGGGAACAGCCAACCTATTCTCTCACCGCCGCTATATGGGCGGTGGACTAACAAACCCAGACCCGGAAGTCACTGCAACAGCTATTCGCCAAGTCCGCGAATGTATGGATGCGACTTTCAAACTTGGTGGTGAAAACTATGTTCTTTGGGGTGGTCGCGAAGGCTATGACACACTTCTCAACACACGCTTGAGCACAGAGCTTGATAATTTTGGTGCACTGCTAAACAAAGTCGTTGAATACAAGCACAAAATTGGTTTCAAAGGTAAAATCCTGATCGAACCAAAACCACACGAACCAACTTATCACCAATATGATTTCGACACTGCGACAGTGTTCGGTTTCCTACAACGTTATGGTCTTGAAAAAGAAGTTCACGTTAACATCGAACCAAACCACGCCACACTCGCTGGTCACTCATTTGCACACGAAATAGCAACCGCAGTGTCACTTGGTGTAATGGGGTCAATCGACATCAACTCAGGTAACTACCAGAACGGATGGGACACAGACCAATTTAACGTTGACATTAAAGACATCACATTGGCTCTCATCGAATTATTGCCTTCTGGTGGCCTCGATACAGGTGGTTTCAACTTTGATGCTAAAGTGCGTCGCCAAAGCTCCGATGCTGTTGATCTTTTCCACGGTCACATTGGTGGAGCAGACTGTCTGGCACGCGCACTATTAGCCGCAGCCGACATTATTGAAAAAGGCGAAATTGAAGCCTTCAAAGCCAACCGCTATAAAGGTTGGGAAGGTGATCTTGGAAAAATGATCCTTTCTAAAGAAACTTCCCTTGCTGATATCGCTGATCACGTTAAGACAGAAGGCATTAACGGTAAGCACAATTCAGGTCGTCAGGAATATCTTGAAAACCTGATCAACCTAAGCATCAAATAA